ATCAAGGGCAATGATGGAAGCCCTAAATGGTTAAAAAATAGGATGCTAAGGTGAGAAAAATGTATATTTCTATAAATGGGCACCTAACTTCTCAGGAAGAAGCAAGGATAACACCTTTGAGTGAAGGTCTTTCCTACGGTTATGGTGTATTTGAAACAATAAAATTTCAGGGTGAGACAATCTATTTTTTAAGGGAACATGTAGAGAGACTTAAAGACGGTTGTAGAAAAATAAATTTGCTACTAGATATTGAAGTAGGGGCGATAAAAAAACATTGTAGTGAGCTTGTGCAAAAAAATCATTTAGTAACAGGTGCATTAAAAATTTCTTGTATAAAAAATGGAGAAGAAAAATATATCATTTTATCTACAAGAGAAAATAAATATACTAGCAAAGATTATAAAAAAGGTTTCAAGCTGTGCTTTACTGATATAAAAAGAAATCCTTATTCAGTTCTGACTTATATCAAGTCTAACAACTATATGGAAAATTTCTTAGCAAGACAACAGGCATTGAATAATGATTATGATGAAGTGATTTTTACGAATTTTCATGGAGAAATTTGTGAAGGCGCTTTGTCGAATATCTTTTTTGTCAAAAAGGGTATATTGCATACACCTTCTATAGATTGTGGTATCTTGCCAGGAATCATGCGGCAAAAAATTATTGATATTACGGGGGATATCAAACTACCAATTGTTATTGGAAAGTATACGATAGAAGATATTATGATGGCAGAAGAGATATTTATCACCAATTCTCTTTTGGAAATTATGCCGATATGCCAAATACAAGATAAAAAAATAGATTTACAAAAAAATATTATTACTCAAACACTGATGAGACACTATAACCAGTATATAGCTACATTAGACTAAAAAAGGAAGAGGGAGAAATATGGATAAACCAAAAATAGAACGTGCAATAAGAGATATATTAGAAGCTATAGGGGAAGATCCCGATAGAGAAGGATTAAAGGATACACCAAAGCGTATTGCTAGAATGTATGAAGAGATATTTCTAGGATTAGAGGCTGATCCCAAAGAACATTTGGACATATACTTTCAAGATGAAAAACATGAGGAGCTAGTTTTAGTAAAGGACATATCTTTTTATTCCTCATGTGAACATCATTTAGTTCCTTTTTATGGAAAAGCCCATGTAGGATATATTCCTAAAGATGGAAAACTAACTGGTTTAAGTAAACTGGCTAGAGTTGTGGATACAATAGCAAAAAGACCTCAACTTCAAGAACGACTAACTTCTATGATTGCTGATACGATTGTTGAAAAGCTACAACCTCATGGGGTGATTGTTGTAGTAGAAGCAGAGCATATGTGTATGACCATGAGGGGGGTAAAAAAGCCTGGTGCCAAAACCTTAACCTCTGTAGTAAGAGGGGTATTTCAAAAAGATGCGAAGGCAAGGGCAGAGGCTATGGCATTAATTGACTTTGGTAGGTAAATTGGAGGTTAATGATATGCAAAACATTCAGTATTATCCAAATAGAAAAATAGAGTTAAAATGCGGAGATTACACCTTGGCACTAGGTTCTAAAACTTATGTTATGGGGATTTTAAATGTAACACCAGATTCTTTTTCTGATGGTGGTAATTACTCTGATATTGAAAAAGCTGTAACGCATGCACAAAAGATGGTACTTGAAGGTGCTGATATTATAGACATAGGTGGAGAGTCTACTAGACCAGGGGCAGGAGAGGTTCCTGCTGATGTAGAACTTAGCAGGGTCTTACCAGTACTAGAAAGACTGGTAAGAGAGGTAAAGGTGCCTATATCTGTAGATACCTATAAGGCGCAAGTAGCAGAAAAAGTACTAGAGGCAGGAGCCCATATCATAAATGATGTATGGGGCTTACAGAGAGATCTAGATATGGCAGGTGTTATCGCTAAATATGATGTTCCTGTGATTGTTATGCACAACCAGCTAGGAACAGAGTATGACAAAGATATTGTGGAATCTATAAGCGACTTTTTTAAGAAATCCATTCATATGGCTTTAGAAGCAGGAGTAAAGAAAGAAAAAATTATTTTAGATCCTGGAATAGGATTTGGGAAAACGCCCCAACAGAATATGGAGATTATGGCGAGATTAGGAGAATTTAATGCGTTGGGACATTCTATTCTTTTAGGAACATCGAGAAAATCTATGATAGGAAAGATTCTAGACCTGCCTCCAGAGCAGAGGGTTGAAGGGACTTTAGCTACATCTGTCATGGGAATTGTACAGGGTGTTGATATTATTCGCGTCCATGATATCGTAGAAAATGTAAGAACTGTTAAAGTCACTGATGCCATTGTGAGGTTACAACAGCATGGATAAAATACTTTTAAAAAACTTAGGATTTTATGGTTACCATGGTGTATTGCCAGAGGAAAATGTATTGGGACAAAAATTTTTTCTGGACATTGAGCTTTATGTAGATTTAAAAACAGCAGGCATCAGCGATAATGTTGAAGATACTGTCAATTACGCTGAAGTCTACAACATTGCAAAGGATATTGTTGAAAACAAAAGGTTTCAGCTCATAGAGGCTTTGGGAGAAAGCATAGCAAGTACTGTTTTAGGACAGTTTCCTGTGGTGAAAGAGATTGTAATTACCATAAGAAAACCTGAAGCACCTGTAAGAGGGATTTATGATTATTTTGGTGTGGAAATAAGGAGAAGATCAAATGGCTAAAGGGTATTTAGGCTTGGGAAGTAATATGGGGGATAAGAAAGAATATTTGGATCAAGCGATTGAACAAATCAATCAGCATCCATCAATTACTGTCAAAAAGGTATCTTCTTACTATGAAACAGATCCTATAGGTTACACAGAACAAGATGTGTTTTTAAATGTAGTTGTAGAAATCGATACAAGTTTATCTCCTTATGAATTGCTGGCCTATTGCAATGAGATTGAAGAACTGTTAAAACGAAAAAGAATCATAAGGTGGGGGCCAAGAACAATTGATGTAGACGTCTTACTCTATGAAAACTATACTTCTGACGATGAAAAGTTAACTGTACCTCATCCTCGTATGTGGAAAAGAGCTTTTGTAATGATTCCTCTGTATGAGATTGCAAAAGATATTACCAACAACGGTGAGCATATAGGAGAGATAATAAAAAACCTTTGCAAAGAAGGAATTAGGAAGGTTGACTATGACGGATAAAAAAATTTTAACCGGTAAAAAGAAAATAATAGAGGTAGGAAATATAAAACTTGGTGGTCATTATTCTCCAGTATATATAGCAGGACCCTGTGCTGTGGAATCAAAACAGCAAATTATGGAAACTGCACTTTCATTAAAAGAAATAGGTGTAGATATTTTAAGAGGAGGCGTTTTTAAGCCTCGTACAAGTCCCTATGCTTTTCAAGGTTTGGGTAGAGAAGGCTTAGAATATTTGAAAGAGGCTGGTGAGACTGCTGGTTTGCCTATTATAACAGAACTTATGGATGAAGGTCATATGGAAATTGTAGCAGAATATGCTGACATCATTCAGGTAGGATCAAGAAATATGTTTAATTATTCTTTATTAAAGGCACTAGGTAGCGTGAAAAAACCTATTCTTCTAAAAAGAGGAATGTGTGCCACCATAAATGAGTGGATGTTGGCGGCTGAGTATATTGCTGTTCACGGCAATCAAGATATTATTTTATGCGAAAGAGGTATTAGGGGTTTTGATAATTATACTAGGAATACATTAGATTTAGCTGCGGTGCCTATTATGCAGAAAGAGACAGGTCTGCCGGTAATTGTAGATCCTAGTCATGCTACAGGTATTAAGGATTTAGTAACACCTATGTCAAGAGCCGCTTTAGCCTGCGGTGCCAATGGTTTAATGATAGAAGTTCATCCTAATCCTTCCTGCGCTTTGAGTGATGGACAACAGTCATTGAATTTTCAGGAGTACAGACAGTTACGACAAGATATATAGCTTAACTCTCCAAAAGCCATGTGTAAACATATGGCTTTTTTTTATTCTTCTGAACTATCTCAATATAAGGGTGCAATAGGAGCTGTCATGATAGGAAGTTGAGAAGAAAAAACAGTGGCTTCAAGGTATGATGGTGACAAAAGAATGAAAAGTTTTCGTAACACTCTTCTTTCAACTGAATACTATACTAAGTATAGAGACCTTTCGGGGAGTCGGGGATAAAAATAATAGAGAGGTGATGGGTTGGATGATTCAAGAAGAGGGTAAAGGGCAAATACTCAAGAGAAAGTTAATAAGACATAGAGTAAGTCTAACTTATCCAGAAATAGTAGATTTAGAGAATAAAGAAGTGGAGAAGACAATAAACGACCTTATTCAAGAAGAAATCTATAAAATGATTGTAGAACAGGGGTATGAGGAGGATTATACAAAAGAATTTTGGGGTGAATACAAAGTAAAGCTTAAGGAAAACAATATTTTAAGCATGTTGATCTATATTAATTCTTACTCTAAGGGGGCGGCTCATGGACTAACTGCTGTCAAAGCAATTAATGTAGATTTGATAAGTGGAAAAACTTATGAATTACAGGATTTATTTGTAAAAAACGGTGTCTATATTGAAAAAATTAACGAAATCATAAAGGAAGAAATTGTTGAAAAGGACATACCACTTTTGGTAGAGTTCGAAACCATTGATAAAAAACAAGATTTTTATCTAACAGAGGATGCTGTAATTATTTTTTTCCAATTATATGAATATACTCCTTATGCTTATGGTATACCAGAGTTTTCAATTCCTTATGCAGTTTTAGCAGATTTGATCGACGAAAGTAGTCCTATGAAAGTTTTGATTGCCTAAGCTAGCCTTTAATAGAACATGGGGATAAAAATACTGTCTCCATGTTTCATGTTTTTCAAAAGCGTCATAAAGGTCATTCATAGAACTTATGGGGAATCAAAGAAGGAAAGTATACAATCAATATAGGATAGATACAATAATGAATATAGGATGATTAAAAATTCATTGAATCAATCCTACTTATACAATTTTTTAGTGATTTAAAAAATCAACGATGTAAAGAAAAAGTATTTAAAGCATATATTTAATTTTCACTATTACGTTAAACTATCGCACAATTTAAGTGATTAATCAAAGGAAGGTATGGCTATGGGTAAATCAAAACAAGAAACAAAGGTAATTATCGGCATGTCAGGAGGAGTAGATTCCTCAGTAGCAGCTTTATTATTAAAAGAAGAAGGATATCATGTTATTGGAATATTTATGAAGAATTGGGAGGAAACCGATGAATTTGGATATTGCACAGCCTCAGAAGATTATGAAGATGTAAGACGGGTATGCAATTATATAGATATTCCTTATTATACTGTAAATTTTGAAAAAGAATATTGGGACAAAGTTTTTACTTATTTTTTAGAAGAATATAAAAAAGGACGAACACCGAATCCAGATGTGATGTGCAATAAAGAAATAAAGTTTAAAGAATTTCTTCAACATGCTTTAAAGCTTGGAGCAGA
The sequence above is drawn from the Clostridium formicaceticum genome and encodes:
- a CDS encoding aminotransferase class IV — translated: MYISINGHLTSQEEARITPLSEGLSYGYGVFETIKFQGETIYFLREHVERLKDGCRKINLLLDIEVGAIKKHCSELVQKNHLVTGALKISCIKNGEEKYIILSTRENKYTSKDYKKGFKLCFTDIKRNPYSVLTYIKSNNYMENFLARQQALNNDYDEVIFTNFHGEICEGALSNIFFVKKGILHTPSIDCGILPGIMRQKIIDITGDIKLPIVIGKYTIEDIMMAEEIFITNSLLEIMPICQIQDKKIDLQKNIITQTLMRHYNQYIATLD
- the folE gene encoding GTP cyclohydrolase I FolE, coding for MDKPKIERAIRDILEAIGEDPDREGLKDTPKRIARMYEEIFLGLEADPKEHLDIYFQDEKHEELVLVKDISFYSSCEHHLVPFYGKAHVGYIPKDGKLTGLSKLARVVDTIAKRPQLQERLTSMIADTIVEKLQPHGVIVVVEAEHMCMTMRGVKKPGAKTLTSVVRGVFQKDAKARAEAMALIDFGR
- the folP gene encoding dihydropteroate synthase codes for the protein MQNIQYYPNRKIELKCGDYTLALGSKTYVMGILNVTPDSFSDGGNYSDIEKAVTHAQKMVLEGADIIDIGGESTRPGAGEVPADVELSRVLPVLERLVREVKVPISVDTYKAQVAEKVLEAGAHIINDVWGLQRDLDMAGVIAKYDVPVIVMHNQLGTEYDKDIVESISDFFKKSIHMALEAGVKKEKIILDPGIGFGKTPQQNMEIMARLGEFNALGHSILLGTSRKSMIGKILDLPPEQRVEGTLATSVMGIVQGVDIIRVHDIVENVRTVKVTDAIVRLQQHG
- the folB gene encoding dihydroneopterin aldolase — encoded protein: MDKILLKNLGFYGYHGVLPEENVLGQKFFLDIELYVDLKTAGISDNVEDTVNYAEVYNIAKDIVENKRFQLIEALGESIASTVLGQFPVVKEIVITIRKPEAPVRGIYDYFGVEIRRRSNG
- the folK gene encoding 2-amino-4-hydroxy-6-hydroxymethyldihydropteridine diphosphokinase; its protein translation is MAKGYLGLGSNMGDKKEYLDQAIEQINQHPSITVKKVSSYYETDPIGYTEQDVFLNVVVEIDTSLSPYELLAYCNEIEELLKRKRIIRWGPRTIDVDVLLYENYTSDDEKLTVPHPRMWKRAFVMIPLYEIAKDITNNGEHIGEIIKNLCKEGIRKVDYDG
- the aroF gene encoding 3-deoxy-7-phosphoheptulonate synthase, which codes for MTDKKILTGKKKIIEVGNIKLGGHYSPVYIAGPCAVESKQQIMETALSLKEIGVDILRGGVFKPRTSPYAFQGLGREGLEYLKEAGETAGLPIITELMDEGHMEIVAEYADIIQVGSRNMFNYSLLKALGSVKKPILLKRGMCATINEWMLAAEYIAVHGNQDIILCERGIRGFDNYTRNTLDLAAVPIMQKETGLPVIVDPSHATGIKDLVTPMSRAALACGANGLMIEVHPNPSCALSDGQQSLNFQEYRQLRQDI
- a CDS encoding DUF3298 and DUF4163 domain-containing protein, with protein sequence MIQEEGKGQILKRKLIRHRVSLTYPEIVDLENKEVEKTINDLIQEEIYKMIVEQGYEEDYTKEFWGEYKVKLKENNILSMLIYINSYSKGAAHGLTAVKAINVDLISGKTYELQDLFVKNGVYIEKINEIIKEEIVEKDIPLLVEFETIDKKQDFYLTEDAVIIFFQLYEYTPYAYGIPEFSIPYAVLADLIDESSPMKVLIA